Proteins co-encoded in one Plasmodium sp. gorilla clade G2 genome assembly, chromosome: 9 genomic window:
- a CDS encoding cysteine repeat modular protein 1, producing the protein MLKIFFFFFYMFLIIDGIDTLNIKNENNDHMPNFFDKKYYVKNERGKVLSSSNTNHTYNNNNNNSNSIKYNKAFLKRLDKSSIVKELYRNKNRVLKKVKYKNIRKRRKKANNDNVNLSRNFLYSYIEKTLYSPKSYFNISQLFSTLQNYIDRFCYPGLGRCIPYMNKCICYDKSKLKPNKGKSCLNNCGVISLCSGYPYGTGFKIIPDEFINNRKVISCVVSSLQNKLDTRCGYNKKFRYNEKKFYCIPYDLLDMNISGIYCVNNNKEFIFCKGFLRGNYTNLKEYEILDRAYHTFILKNPCDEYIYGDGNNYQGCQDTSISGRKCLYWNSLNIAELSPSLDLHNYCRNPEGLSYIYCYVDNNGIITREYCEIKSNIILNNIVYSREKYFDFDITMKNVSDFHIRLHHKPCNQKYFVNNNRINEFTYDKRNYTYHNINGEITLTISFKNFSYNIYYDYKLYICACFKYYYTNDLIICSTDNYNVNIGSFIITKAYTDKDTNVLYLNRQNNLSFNINYEIIKNEIYIIKGDYSYECNYLKILGNDNIHMIDNMNILFNYYANQNFQKIHPPLEPNKKYSYIYAYFDPILDLSSILKKNELFINPQSSNTIKGNQNMDSLNKDEKKNPNNMLAKNKIILQNTSSPNNNNNNNNNFIHSPNTTFQKLNNLKNGSNLICIKDQINQITYYYYSGKIIYDNKNFEHTKYILKKGNKKTHENLLYIQDISNYQNTLFFSFTPTNCEYIDTLNTKEKNVDVFIQKYTSRLKGHSFIFPYDTYIKRNSRSVIKTNTIIIKNNVITNTDMKNNNNDNISSNINNNNNDNISYNIKNNNLNNISYNIKNNNLNNISSNIKNNNNENISSNMNEIYYFFLKSMSFKTDNKITYLCSRINNSTNRISLSFVHFSDLLFVRYDEFAHFFEIYSEPTNIYNHYLDNDSYNEFINKYCHTEEFSDNKNKKKIISVWSHENDNYISFWLISSNALTPFFLRKFHINSPRFTFLHFIKSEQNNNCHMLLKLYIFNIIYGYVRMYITNNFINIILVKTISLYKHDKVVFVENFYFKKEPYFLLLYKNNTIAILNNNLNEIELKNKDFNIYIMSIPLKVKCLTDKNITCFILYQYQKILWFQILFNVNEELNVVPKIDLLTKDKQDHHEKEIHANNNNNNNNNNYNNYNNYNNYNNYNNNHNNNYNIDNKKENNLFLPNDISINIKYINTYIEKDDEMNLENSTNITVINKLDEYIIYVSFKSSNKIHIYSTDSSNNTIKYYKYIKNQNISNYKINSIFTYSFSHKNFINLIIIKEGEFPSLCVFIHEYSSKTSISYKYKDIYIYNKKVVLNPVIEGDKHQIKYFTLEYDKELNDQLILIDKTSGVLSFKFNTIKKLNVELVIVMYGLFHIYNYKINFKIVCDNGYYYNFNDCFPCPHGYYNNVKVIKTDMAYINKCMKCDKNKTTLIEKATNKTDCLCNLGYEYIKNPSNPQEFICSPCIKGMYKNTISNKLCDGNTCTGNFTTSVIAANNITESACFCKPGFYVTYDYTGLEFCKECLVNFYCPGNINGIQKCPIHNETLETEKRINFDSLNGCLCKKGYEPINILNINKTGSRDEHYYKLFHNTYADKYKNMDPKHICMECDIGYYKDTISFQPCIKCPNESTNKKYGSTSLNDCNTCHKGYYKNINKTCSICLPNHFCVGDLLQKDLDKYSGDAVICPNYSVTKKPYTENVTFKDCLCIEGYIKNYQESYNINDHCKLVPLNFYKDSISNDLGTPCPIDSITLNVGAKSINECLCNKGYFYNIKKQQCKECPIGFYCPNISSKNNIKKPIKCPKNSSSIKKGIYISSNCQCNFGYTNYIHINNNQSLLNYNIIKHDNKKRNIMFYSFLSNNNYIYKNKARYINKYYNNINLVQLPNIQKKNDIYKTKTYKNVLCIKCPPMTYKGTISNEPCEACPLNSRTIETANNSNIFFCLCKPGYYMHEQMCKPCSFSNLYCTGENIYIISESLYEKALQEVKNIYRSEKNDMYKMILINITLYNYNQNVQNNNNNNIVVNPFVNKKIKHHNNIINPTYNFLNTNVGTVSFIKKKYANNRNISNISDLDFLYKESAQKFNKLNTIFKNFFHKDNENLIYVKYQNFVKCGEHTVIPLGVDSSYKFDDCKCKKGYYLKSKDINKSIKICEPCTRGTFKNYVGDDTFCLPCPPKSTSLEGSIYPTHCFCKKGFFYSKEYCLECLEGALCKGGLNKNVMKFMKFNMENILITEKNHIKPHSKKDYYLDKSVIDVVDVSEWKFIKCPIKGACLEKNKCHKSMNNYLCIECAKGYTNSFMTSLCVKCPHNITNIILLFLIYIIFCFIIIIISYLNITSGFYRRSIHSIVIKIGVNYISSMLFIKVLEDSNVSVPTSFIHFYNKIVKFLHIGENKKIVSVDCLLRYYFNLNYSNSFFYSSVLFFLIPIFLIITLTIILFIILKMYQFIKKKQIANKLDLLRIAEREKIHFLASSLKKSYSRQRIIMILRYINLDNYKTLDKIWIFFEDMIPVYVTFLFIIHAKTSLRMFQLFDCSYIKYTKYLGKYILRRASSVQCSFKEDYSKYFFLGLTGTIIWSLGIPLFSFYVLYINRHNLFNENVRIKYGFLHNGYLPNKWYWEIIVFSRKISVLFIMTVIIFPSDESNASQLLLITFVAIFSLCLHFIFQPFDKRNYFTLNKLENLSLYIWVSTIICTSILLSMNLNALINFIILSSLFILNLLFFIKLLFCLFFECIDNIRRSKACYHLPLLGTYAKLLGDIMEKKRKQEPIIFYDKLSKQICIMLPVQSGKVTKNKKYKNNNNKINFNKYIKNITSPFTTLFKNLSNSYKYNNIKKNRHMPLQNNMNENKNDINNMCQNENTQSYVTCSSDLHKHNIIQQKKSHKEKNIYLLTENITNETKNNVCFYLNNSHNIPLYGGIKKEYRMFATEIYKELFDIFLKNITLTCVSDTFFEFLFKITINISNLIHIIDEKQKIFESFDQQHNFNNIIQWSLERKEKFNENKKYKQNDFISSKNYTSENDNNIYPNNDINEYSSYNYERMKNNEMNHNNYINEFFIGNEKKKKRNNQTNYISKEGKEKLLSFFSDDLLNRKVALSEFYFLLIELKLKYFRNLPSYFYMFKVYKKLEKNNRLKQLKKLNNKLNICQTINDDKRILSTHDNLKLNEIKKSIPLLYKEFKILSKSIEKLKYEYLNLDINYSRTYSSDDKKITDMNNVTLLSDDNAIHNFDILNNE; encoded by the exons atgttaaaaattttttttttttttttttatatgttcctAATTATTGATGGCATTGATACCTTAAATatcaaaaatgaaaataatgatcatatgccaaatttttttgataaaaaatattatgtaaaaaatgaaaggGGAAAAGTATTATCCTCCTCAAATACAAaccatacatataataataataataataatagtaatagtattaaatataataaagcaTTTTTGAAACGATTAGACAAATCATCCATtgtaaaagaattatataggAACAAAAATAGAGTTCTAAAGAAagtgaaatataaaaatattagaaaaagaagaaaaaaagcgAATAATGACAATGTAAATTTATCTAGaaactttttatattcttatatagaGAAAACTTTATATAGTCCTAAgtcttattttaatatatcacaaTTATTTAGTACattacaaaattatatagacCGTTTTTGTTATCCTGGTTTAGGTAGATGTATTccatatatgaataaatgtatatgttATGATAAATCAAAATTGAAACCTAATAAAGGAAAATCATGCTTAAATAATTGTGGTGTTATATCCTTATGTTCTGGATATCCTTATGGTACAGGATTTAAAATAATCCCTGatgaatttattaataacagAAAAGTAATAAGTTGTGTAGTTTCTAGTCTTCAAAATAAGCTAGATACAAGATGTGgctataataaaaaatttcgttataatgaaaaaaaattttattgtaTACCTTATGATTTATTAGATATGAACATATCAGGAATTTATtgtgtaaataataataaggaatTCATATTTTGTAAAGGATTCCTTAGAGGGAATTATACAAATTTAAAGGAATATGAAATACTTGATAGAGCATATCATACTTTTATACTTAAAAATCCTTgtgatgaatatatatatggtgaTGGCAACAATTACCAAGGTTGTCAAGATACATCCATTTCTGGTAGAAAATGTTTATATTGgaattctttaaatatagCAGAATTATCACCGTCTTTAGATTTACATAATTATTGTAGAAATCCTGAAggattatcatatatttattgttatGTTGATAATAATGGCATAATTACAAGAGAATATTGTGAAattaaaagtaatataaTACTTAATAATATAGTATATTCAAGAGagaaatattttgattttgatATAACTATGAAAAATGTATCCGATTTTCATATAAGACTACATCATAAACCTTGtaatcaaaaatattttgtaaataataatcgAATTAATGAATTCACATAtgataaaagaaattatacatatcataatataaatggagAAATTACATTAACTATCTCTTTTAAgaatttttcttataatatctactatgattataaattatatatatgtgcatgttttaaatattattatacaaatgATTTAATCATATGTTCTACAGATAATTACAATGTAAATATAggttcatttattataacaaaGGCATATACTGATAAAGACAccaatgtattatatttaaatagaCAAAATAatctttcttttaatataaattatgaaataataaaaaatgaaatatatattattaaagggGATTATTCTTATGAatgtaattatttaaaaatattgggaaatgataatattcatatgattgataatatgaatatattatttaattattatgcaaatcaaaattttcaaaaaatacaTCCACCTCTAGAACCTAATAAAAAGTATTCCTATATATATGCTTATTTCGATCCTATTCTAGATCTATCATctattttaaagaaaaatgaacTTTTTATTAATCCTCAATCTAGTAACACTATCAAAGGAAATCAAAATATGGACAGTCTAAATAaggatgaaaagaaaaatccaaataatatgttagcaaaaaataagattatattacaaaatacATCTTCTcccaataataataataataataataataattttattcataGTCCTAATACAACTTTTCAAAAACTtaacaatttaaaaaatggatCCAATTTAATATGCATTAAAGACCAAATCAACCAAATTacatactattattattcaggtaaaataatatatgataataaaaattttgagCATACtaagtatatattaaaaaaaggaaataagaAGACACATGAGAATTTATTGTATATTCAAGATATTTCAAATTATCAGAatacactttttttttcctttacaCCAACTAATTGTGAATATATAGATACGTTGAacacaaaagaaaaaaatgtcgatgtttttatacaaaaatatactaGTCGTCTAAAAGGGCATTCATTCATATTTCCATATGATACTTATATAAAGAGAAATAGCAGAAGTGTTATTAAAACaaatacaataataataaaaaataatgtaattACGAATACTGATatgaagaataataataatgataacatTTCATctaacataaataataataataatgataatatttcatataacataaaaaataataatcttaataatatttcatataacataaaaaataataatcttaataatatttcatctaacataaaaaataataataatgaaaatatttcatcTAACATGAacgaaatatattattttttcttaaaatcCATGTCCTTTAAAACagataataaaattacatatttatgTAGTAGAATAAATAATAGCACTAATAgaatatcattatcatttgttCATTTTTCAGATTTATTGTTTGTAAGATATGATGAATTTGCtcatttttttgaaatatatagcGAGCCaaccaatatatataatcattatttagATAATGATTCTTATaatgaatttataaataaatattgtcATACAGAAGAATTTtcagataataaaaataagaaaaaaataatatctgTTTGGTCtcatgaaaatgataattatatatcattttggtTAATTTCATCTAATGCATTaactcctttttttttaagaaaatttcatataaattCTCCTAGATTTACCTTTctacattttattaaatcagaacaaaataataattgtcATATGTtactaaaattatatatttttaatataatatatggatATGTAAGAATGTATATAACCAAtaatttcataaatataattttagtaAAAactatatctttatataaacatgATAAAGTTGTTTTTgttgaaaatttttattttaaaaaggaaccatattttttattattatataaaaataatacaatagctatattaaataataatttaaatgaaattgaattaaaaaataaggatTTCAATATTTACATTATGTCTATACCTCTTAAGGTTAAGTGTTTAactgataaaaatataacttgttttattttatatcaatATCAGAAAATATTATGGTTCCAGATTTTATTTAATGTGaatgaagaattaaatgTTGTGCCTAAAATAGATTTGTTAACAAAGGATAAACAAGATCACCATGAAAAGGAAATACACgccaataataataataataataataataataattacaataattacaataattacaataattacaataattacaataataatcataataataattataatattgataataaaaaagaaaacaaccTGTTTCTACCTAATGatatatcaataaatataaaatatattaatacctATATTGAAAAGGATGATGAGATGAATTTAGAAAATTCAACAAATATTAcagttataaataaattagatgaatatattatttatgtatcatttaaatcatccaataaaatacatatatattcaacAGACAGTTCTAATAAtacaattaaatattataaatatataaagaatcaaaatatatcaaattataaaattaattctatttttacatattcattttctcataaaaattttattaatttaattattattaaagaaGGAGAATTTCCATCTTTATGTGTATTTATTCATGAATATTCAAGTAAAACCTCCATAtcctataaatataaagatatatatatatataataaaaaagttgTATTAAACCCAGTTATTGAAGGTGATAAacatcaaataaaatatttcactttagaatatgataaagaattaaatgaTCAACTTATTCTTATAGATAAAACGAGTGGagttttatcatttaaatttaatactataaaaaaattaaatgtagAATTAGTAATTGTTATGTACggattatttcatatatacaattataaaATCAATTTTAAGATTGTATGTGATAAtggttattattataattttaacgATTGTTTTCCTTGTCCACAtggttattataataatgttaaaGTTATTAAAACTGATATGGCTTATATCAATAAATGTATGAAatgtgataaaaataaaacaacatTAATAGAAAAAGCTACTAATAAAACAGACTGTTTATGTAACTTAggatatgaatatataaaaaacccATCAAATCCACAAGAATTTATTTGTTCTCCATGTATTAAAGGAATGTATAAAAACACTATATCTAATAAATTATGTGATGGTAATACTTGTACAGGTAATTTTACTACTTCTGTTATAGCTGCAAATAATATTACAGAAAGCGCTTGTTTCTGTAAACCTGGTTTTTATGTAACTTATGATTATACAGGTTTAGAATTTTGTAAAGAATGTCTAGTAAATTTTTATTGCCCTGGAAATATAAATGGTATACAAAAATGTCCTATACATAATGAAACACTTGAAACAGAAAAAAGAATCAATTTTGATTCTTTAAATGGTTGCTTATGTAAAAAAGGATATGAacctataaatatattaaacattAATAAAACCGGATCAAGAGATGAACATTATTATAAACTTTTCCATAATACTTATgctgataaatataaaaatatggatccaaaacatatatgtatggAATGTGATATAGGTTATTATAAAGATACGATATCTTTTCAACCTTGTATTAAATGCCCAAATGAatcaacaaataaaaaatatggcTCCACCTCCTTAAATGATTGTAATACATGTCATAAaggatattataaaaatataaataaaacatgtTCTATTTGCTTACCAAATCATTTCTGTGTAGGAGATTTATTACAAAAGGATTTAGATAAATATTCAGGAGATGCAGTTATCTGTCCAAACTATTCTGTTACGAAAAAACCATATACAGAAAATGTTACTTTTAAAGATTGTTTATGTATAGaaggatatataaaaaattatcaagaatcatataatataaatgatcatTGTAAATTAGTTCCATTGAACTTTTATAAAGATTCTATTTCTAATGATTTAGGTACTCCATGTCCCATAGATAGTATTACCTTAAATGTTGGGGCAAAAAGTATAAATGAATGTTTATGTAATAAAGGATATTTCTATAATATCAAGAAACAACAATGTAAAGAATGTCCCATCGGTTTTTATTGTCCAAACATTAgctcaaaaaataatatcaaaaaaCCTATCAAATGTCCTAAAAATTCATCCAGTATaaaaaaaggtatatatatatcaagcAACTGTCAATGTAATTTTGGATATAccaattatatacatataaataataatcaatccttattaaattataatattattaaacatGATAACAAGAAAAGGAACATAAtgttttattcatttttatcaaataataattatatctataaaaataaagctagatatataaataaatattataataatataaatttggtTCAATTACCTAatatacaaaagaaaaatgatatttataaaaccaaaacatataaaaatgtattatgtATTAAATGCCCACCTATGACATATAAAGGAACTATATCTAATGAACCTTGTGAAGCATGTCCTTTAAATTCTAGAACTATTGAGACTGCAAACAATTCAAACATCTTTTTCTGTTTATGTAAACCTGGTTATTATATGCATGAACAAATGTGTAAGCCTTGTTCTTTTAGTAATTTATATTGTACAGGAGagaacatttatataataagcgAATCATTATATGAAAAGGCACTCCAAgaagtaaaaaatatttatagatCTGAGAAAAatgatatgtataaaatgatattaataaatataacattgTATAATTATAACCAAAAtgttcaaaataataataataacaatattgtTGTTAATCCAtttgttaataaaaaaattaaacatcataataatattattaatccCACATACAACTTTTTGAATACCAATGTTGGTACAGTTtcattcataaaaaaaaaatatgcaaataatagaaatatcTCAAATATATCTGATCTAgactttttatataaagaatcaGCACAAAAGTTCAACAAGTTAAATaccatttttaaaaatttttttcataaggataatgaaaatttgatttatgtaaaatatcaaaattttGTTAAATGTGGAGAACATACAGTAATACCTTTAGGTGTTGATTCTTCATATAAATTTGATGATTGTAAATGTAAGAAAggttattatttaaaatcaaaagatataaataaatctataaaaatatgtgaaCCTTGTACAAGAGgaacatttaaaaattatgttgGAGATGATACATTTTGCTTACCTTGTCCACCGAAATCTACTAGTTTAGAAGGGTCTATTTATCCTACCCATTGTTTTTGTAAAAAAggttttttttatagtaaAGAATATTGTTTAGAATGTTTAGAAGGGGCTTTATGTAAAGGAggattaaataaaaatgtaatgaAATTTATGAAATttaatatggaaaatatacttatcactgaaaaaaatcatataaaacCACACTCCAAAAAAGATTATTATTTAGATAAAAGTGTTATAGATGTAGTAGATGTTAGTGAATggaaatttattaaatgtcCTATTAAAGGAGCATgcttagaaaaaaataaatgtcaTAAGTctatgaataattatttatgtattgaATGTGCAAAGGGATATACTAATAGTTTTATGACATCATTATGTGTAAAATGTCCACATAATATTACTAATATCATACTATTATttctcatttatattatattttgttttattataattatcatttcatatttaaatatcACATCAGGATTTTATAGACGATCTATACATTCCATTGTAATAAAAATTGGAgttaattatatatctaGTATGCTATTTATTAAAGTTTTAGAAGATAGTAATGTATCAGTTCCTACAtcatttattcatttttataacaaaatTGTAAAATTCTTACATATaggagaaaataaaaaaattgtaagTGTAGACTGCTTGTTaagatattattttaatttgaattattctaattcttttttctatTCAAGTGTACTCTTTTTCTTGATtcctatatttttaataataacattaactattattttatttattatattgaaaaTGTATCAGTtcatcaaaaaaaaacaaattgcAAATAAATTAGATTTATTAAGGATAGCTGAAAGGGagaaaatacattttttagCTAGTTCATTGAAAAAGTCTTATTCAAGACAAAggattataatgatattaagatatattaatttggataattataaaacattAGACAAAATATGGATATTTTTTGAAGACATGATACCAGTATATGTGAcattcttatttattatacatgCAAAAACATCTTTACGAATGTTTCAATTATTTGATTGTtcatatatcaaatatacaaaatatttgggcaaatatatattaagaagaGCAAGTAGTGTTCAATGTAGTTTTAAAGAAgattattcaaaatatttctttctaGGATTAACAGGAACAATCATATGGTCTTTAGGAATACcacttttttcattttatgtattatatataaatagacataatttatttaatgaaaatgtaagaataaaatatggATTTTTACATAATGGATATTTACCAAATAAATGGTATTGGGAAATAATTGTTTTTTCAAGAAAAATAAgtgttctttttattatgacagttattatatttccatCAGATGAAAGTAATGCTTCTCAATTGTTACTAATAACATTTGTTGCAATATTTTCCTTATGtcttcattttatatttcaaccatttgataaaagaaattattttactttaaataaattagaaaatcttagtttatatatttggGTTTCAACTATTATTTGCACATCCATCTTGTTATCTATGAATTTAAATGCATTAATtaatttcataattttatcCTCTTTGTTTATTCttaatcttttattttttatcaaattattattctgtttattttttgaatgtATCGATAATATAAGAAGATCGAAAGCATGTTATCATCTACCCCTACTAGGAACGTATGCAAAGCTTTTAGGAGAtataatggaaaaaaaaagaaaacaagagcctatcattttttatgataaattGTCTAAACAAATATGCATCATGCTTCCAGTTCAATCTGGAAAagtaacaaaaaataaaaaatataaaaataataataataaaataaattttaataaatatataaaaaatattacatccCCTTTCACAacactttttaaaaatttatcaaACAGTTAtaagtataataatataaaaaagaataggCATATGCCactacaaaataatatgaatgaaaataaaaatgatattaataatatgtgtcaaaatgaaaatactCAATCATATGTAACATGTTCTTCTGACTtacataaacataatattattcaacaaaaaaaatcacACAAAGAAAAGAACATATATCTATTAActgaaaatataacaaatgaaaccaaaaataatgtttgtttttatttaaataattctcaTAACATCCCTTTATATGGAGGTATAAAGAAAGAATATCGAATGTTTGCAACAGAAATTTATAAAGAACTATtcgatatttttttaaaaaatattactcTTACATGTGTTTCAGATACCTTTTTTgagtttttatttaaaattacgataaatataagtaatttaatacatattattgatgagaaacaaaaaatatttgaatcCTTTGATCAACAAcacaattttaataatataattcagTGGTCTCTTGAGAGGAAGGAAAAATTTAacgaaaataaaaaatacaaacaaAACGATTTCATTTCTtctaaaaattatacatcAGAGAatgataacaatatatatccTAATAATGACATAAATGAATAttcatcatataattatgaacgaatgaaaaataatgaaatgaatcataataattatattaatgagTTTTTCATAGGAAacgaaaagaaaaaaaaaaggaataaccAAACAAATTACa tttCAAAAGAAGGAAAGGAAAAACTACTCTCTTTTTTTAGTGATGACCTATTAAATCGAAAGGTTGCACTCTCCGAATTTTACTTCTTGCTTATTGAATTGAAACTCAAGTACTTCCGAAATTTGCCTTCTTATTTCTACATGTTCAAAGTATATAAAAAGTTAGAGAAAAATAACCGATTAAAACAgctaaaaaaattaaataataaattgaatATATGCCAAACAATAAATGATGACAAAAGGATTTTGTCTACTCATGATAATTTGAagttaaatgaaataaagaAAAGTATTCCACTGTTATATAAggaatttaaaattttatcaaAAAGCATTgagaaattaaaatatgaatatttgaATTTGGATATAAATTATTCACGAACGTATTCATCGgatgacaaaaaaataaCCGATATGAATAATGTTACTTTGTTATCAGATGACAATGCAATTCACAATTTTGATATACTTAATAATGAATGA